In the genome of Streptomyces racemochromogenes, one region contains:
- a CDS encoding Tm-1-like ATP-binding domain-containing protein, with protein MTNVVLVGTLDTKGVEYGWLRERLLRAGVEVVLVDTGIMGEPRVPADVPREAVARAAGTDLTELRAAADRGAAVTTMARGAEATLLRLHAEGRLHGVLAIGGSGGTSIATRAMRALPLGVPKVMVSSMASGDVSPYVGSADITMMYSVVDIAGINSVSAPVLANAAEAVAGMAKGYARAALDRSRPARLGSGSRPLVAASMAGVTTIGVDAARERLEELGYEVLVFHVSGAGGRTLETLAGQGVFAGVLDLTLSELADDLCGGILTAGPDRLSAAGRAGVPQVVSLGALDMVKFGPLESLPERARYRRVRVHNPSITVIRTTESECAELGRRVAAKLRAATGPTAVCVPLRGLSTLGAPGGPYHDPRADLALFSALREGLRGSAARLFDYDTHINDPSFGRAAADRLHAMIGAVSAAA; from the coding sequence ATGACGAACGTCGTGCTGGTGGGAACCCTGGACACCAAGGGTGTCGAGTACGGCTGGCTGCGCGAGAGGCTGCTGCGCGCCGGCGTCGAAGTGGTGCTGGTGGACACGGGGATCATGGGAGAACCCCGGGTGCCCGCCGACGTGCCGCGCGAAGCGGTGGCGCGGGCGGCGGGCACGGACCTGACGGAACTGCGCGCGGCCGCCGACAGGGGCGCGGCCGTGACCACGATGGCCCGGGGCGCCGAGGCGACCCTGTTACGCCTGCACGCCGAGGGCCGGCTGCACGGCGTCCTCGCGATCGGGGGCAGCGGCGGCACCTCCATAGCGACCCGGGCGATGCGGGCGCTGCCCCTGGGCGTGCCGAAGGTGATGGTCTCCTCGATGGCGTCCGGGGACGTCTCCCCGTACGTGGGCTCGGCGGACATCACGATGATGTACAGCGTGGTGGACATCGCCGGGATCAACAGCGTCTCGGCCCCGGTGCTGGCCAACGCCGCGGAGGCCGTCGCCGGGATGGCGAAGGGCTACGCGCGCGCCGCGCTGGACCGCAGCAGGCCGGCCCGCCTGGGCTCGGGCTCGCGGCCCCTGGTCGCGGCGAGCATGGCCGGGGTGACCACCATCGGCGTGGACGCGGCCCGGGAGCGGCTGGAGGAGCTGGGGTACGAGGTCCTGGTCTTCCACGTCAGCGGCGCGGGCGGCCGCACCCTGGAGACCCTCGCCGGGCAGGGGGTGTTCGCGGGGGTGCTGGACCTGACCCTGAGCGAGCTCGCCGACGACCTGTGCGGCGGCATCCTCACCGCCGGCCCCGACCGGCTCAGCGCCGCCGGACGGGCCGGAGTGCCGCAGGTGGTGAGCCTGGGGGCGCTGGACATGGTGAAGTTCGGGCCGCTGGAGAGCCTGCCCGAAAGGGCCCGCTACCGGCGGGTCCGCGTCCACAACCCCTCGATCACGGTGATCCGTACGACCGAGTCGGAGTGCGCGGAGCTGGGGCGGCGGGTCGCAGCGAAACTGCGCGCCGCGACCGGGCCGACGGCGGTCTGCGTCCCGCTGCGCGGGCTGTCCACGCTCGGCGCGCCGGGCGGCCCGTACCACGACCCCCGTGCGGACCTGGCGCTGTTCTCGGCGCTGCGCGAGGGGTTGCGGGGCAGTGCGGCCCGGCTGTTCGACTACGACACCCACATCAACGACCCGTCCTTCGGGCGGGCGGCGGCCGACCGGCTGCACGCGATGATCGGGGCGGTGTCGGCGGCGGCCTGA
- a CDS encoding NUDIX domain-containing protein: protein MTEAKRYRQSAGLLLFRRTAEQGVEVLLGHMGGPLWAGRDAGGWAIPKGEYGPDETPRDAARREFTEELGVPPPEGDYLPLGDVRLSSGKLVTIWAVEADLDPALTVPGTFTMEWPPHSGVEREFPELDRVAWFTPPIARNKLIVGQIPFLERLLALLAD from the coding sequence GTGACGGAAGCGAAGAGGTACAGGCAGAGCGCCGGCCTGCTGTTGTTCCGCCGGACCGCGGAGCAGGGGGTCGAGGTGCTGCTCGGCCACATGGGCGGTCCGCTGTGGGCCGGGCGGGACGCCGGGGGCTGGGCGATCCCGAAGGGCGAGTACGGGCCCGACGAGACGCCCCGGGACGCGGCCCGCCGGGAGTTCACGGAGGAGCTGGGGGTGCCGCCGCCGGAGGGGGACTACCTGCCGCTGGGGGACGTCCGGCTGAGCAGCGGGAAGCTGGTGACCATCTGGGCGGTGGAGGCGGACCTGGACCCGGCGCTGACGGTGCCGGGCACCTTCACGATGGAGTGGCCCCCGCACTCGGGGGTCGAGCGGGAGTTCCCCGAGCTGGACCGGGTGGCCTGGTTCACTCCCCCGATCGCACGGAACAAGCTGATTGTCGGTCAAATTCCGTTCCTGGAACGATTGTTGGCACTATTGGCGGATTGA
- a CDS encoding cation diffusion facilitator family transporter translates to MSRHDHDHAHEHTGAGHAGHGHDGHGHGPGGHSHGVDPDADRRWLAIALALIGGFMAVEVVIGVMAHSLALISDAAHMLTDAVSIVLALIAMRLAARPARGGFTYGLKRAEILSAQANGLTLLLLAVWLAYEAVRRLLDPPPVEGGLVLVTALAGIVVNVGAAWCISRANRSSLAVEGAYQHILNDLFAFIGTAVSGLIVLTTGFVQADAIATLVVVVLMVKAGYGLVRESGRIFLEAAPAHVDPDAVGDRLVAHVPVTEVHDLHIWTITSGQAALSAHVLVEPAGDCHAVRRELELLLAKEYGITHTTLQVDHVQDALLSVGRPGEDTGADPHCADAHGPVHREGPHAH, encoded by the coding sequence ATGAGCCGGCACGACCACGACCACGCGCACGAGCACACCGGGGCGGGCCACGCCGGGCACGGGCACGACGGGCACGGCCACGGTCCGGGCGGGCACAGCCACGGCGTGGACCCGGACGCCGACCGCCGCTGGCTGGCGATCGCGCTCGCCCTGATCGGCGGTTTCATGGCCGTCGAGGTGGTCATCGGCGTGATGGCCCATTCGCTGGCCCTGATCTCCGACGCCGCGCACATGCTGACGGACGCCGTCTCGATCGTCCTCGCGCTGATCGCGATGCGGCTTGCGGCACGTCCGGCGCGGGGCGGGTTCACGTACGGCCTCAAGCGGGCGGAGATACTCTCCGCGCAGGCCAACGGTCTGACGCTGCTGCTGCTCGCGGTGTGGCTGGCGTACGAGGCGGTGCGCAGGCTGCTGGACCCGCCGCCGGTGGAGGGCGGGCTGGTGCTGGTGACGGCGCTGGCCGGGATCGTGGTGAACGTGGGCGCGGCCTGGTGCATCTCCCGGGCGAACCGGTCCTCGCTGGCCGTGGAGGGCGCCTACCAGCACATCCTGAACGACCTGTTCGCCTTCATCGGGACGGCGGTGTCCGGTCTGATCGTGCTGACGACCGGTTTCGTGCAGGCCGACGCGATCGCCACGCTCGTGGTGGTGGTGCTGATGGTGAAGGCGGGCTACGGGCTGGTCCGGGAGTCGGGGCGGATCTTCCTGGAGGCCGCGCCGGCGCACGTGGACCCGGACGCGGTCGGCGACCGCCTCGTCGCCCACGTGCCGGTGACCGAGGTCCACGACCTGCACATCTGGACGATCACCTCCGGGCAGGCGGCCCTGTCCGCGCACGTGCTGGTGGAGCCGGCGGGCGACTGCCACGCGGTGCGCCGGGAGCTGGAGCTGCTGCTGGCGAAGGAGTACGGGATCACGCACACCACCCTCCAGGTCGACCACGTCCAGGACGCCCTGCTGTCGGTGGGCCGGCCGGGTGAGGACACGGGCGCGGACCCGCACTGCGCGGACGCCCACGGGCCGGTGCACCGCGAGGGCCCGCACGCGCACTGA
- a CDS encoding FHA domain-containing protein: MVQRPGAATAPELVLETAMGSTEMSPGRSYRVGRDPLCEICLDDDRVSWHHAVLRPEGDHWTLEDEHSTNGTWADGHRVHEWAVGPGSELRFGSAQDGPRALLSSRTPPRAAASRPSAVADPAMTGTFRSPTSVRPLPARTTVRIGRDPGNDLVVDDLVVSRRHAELRALPDGTYEIADLGSHNGTYLNGTPVDVAPLTDGDIVGIGHSAFCLVGDQLQEYTDTGEVSLDVQDLAVAVDHGRKTLLDHVSFPVATRCLLAVVGPSGAGKSTLLGALTGLRPADHGTVLYDGRDLYRDYAELRSRIGLVPQDDILHAQLTVRRALAYAAELRFPQDTGKAERLARVDEVIGELGLGQRADQPIHSLSGGQRKRVSVALELLTKPSLLFLDEPTSGLDPGMDRSVMHMLRGLADDGRTVIVVTHSVLSLDVCDRLLVLAPGGRVAWYGPPGETLGFFGFDQWPEAFEAFENQRDRDWAGQYEASPQHRRYVTGPGRRPRAPDAAPPGPAGFAEPPPQPQSRRAQLSTLVRRYATALGADRTFLVIMVALPFVMGAMTRALAGSALTQETAINALLILCVGGVLTGAANAVRELVKERVIYQRERAVGLSRGAYLLSKVAVLGAITVAQAVVLTLVGLFGVRLVPPGSTGVFLPPLVEITLAVALLSFTAMTLGLLVSALVRKEEVTMPLLVLLAIVQVVFCGALLQLDGVPVIGQLAWLVPSRWALGAMAGTIDLGRTVPGPLTDDPLFAHSAGVWLLDVGMLAALSVLFTVLVARLLRRHEPAVMRK, translated from the coding sequence ATGGTCCAGCGGCCCGGTGCGGCGACCGCGCCCGAACTCGTCCTGGAAACCGCCATGGGCTCCACCGAGATGAGCCCGGGCCGGAGCTACCGCGTCGGCCGCGACCCCCTCTGCGAGATCTGCCTCGACGACGACCGCGTCTCCTGGCACCACGCCGTCCTGCGCCCCGAGGGCGACCACTGGACCCTGGAGGACGAGCACAGCACCAACGGCACCTGGGCCGACGGGCACCGCGTCCACGAATGGGCCGTCGGACCCGGCAGCGAACTGCGCTTCGGCAGCGCCCAGGACGGCCCGCGCGCCCTCCTCAGCAGCCGCACGCCTCCCCGAGCCGCCGCCTCCCGCCCCTCCGCAGTCGCCGACCCGGCCATGACCGGAACCTTCCGCAGCCCCACCAGCGTCCGGCCACTGCCCGCCCGCACCACCGTCCGCATCGGCCGCGACCCCGGCAACGACCTCGTCGTCGACGACCTCGTCGTCTCCCGCAGGCACGCCGAACTGCGCGCCCTCCCCGACGGCACGTACGAGATCGCCGACCTCGGCAGCCACAACGGCACCTACCTCAACGGCACCCCCGTCGACGTCGCCCCCCTCACCGACGGCGACATCGTCGGCATCGGCCACAGCGCCTTCTGCCTCGTCGGCGACCAGCTCCAGGAGTACACCGACACCGGCGAGGTCTCCCTCGACGTCCAGGACCTCGCCGTCGCCGTCGACCACGGCCGCAAGACCCTCCTCGACCACGTCTCCTTCCCCGTCGCCACCCGGTGCCTGCTCGCCGTCGTCGGCCCCAGCGGCGCCGGGAAGTCCACCCTCCTCGGCGCCCTCACCGGACTGCGCCCCGCCGACCACGGCACCGTCCTCTACGACGGCCGCGACCTCTACCGCGACTACGCCGAACTGCGCTCCCGCATCGGACTCGTCCCCCAGGACGACATCCTGCACGCCCAGCTCACCGTCCGCCGCGCCCTCGCCTACGCCGCCGAACTGCGCTTCCCGCAGGACACCGGCAAGGCCGAACGCCTCGCCAGGGTCGACGAGGTCATCGGCGAGCTCGGCCTCGGGCAGCGCGCCGACCAGCCCATCCACAGCCTCTCCGGCGGCCAGCGCAAACGCGTCTCCGTCGCCCTGGAACTGCTGACCAAGCCCTCCCTGCTCTTCCTCGACGAACCCACCTCCGGCCTCGACCCGGGCATGGACCGCTCCGTCATGCACATGCTGCGCGGCCTCGCCGACGACGGCCGCACCGTCATCGTCGTCACCCACAGCGTCCTCAGCCTCGACGTCTGCGACCGCCTCCTCGTCCTCGCCCCCGGCGGCCGCGTCGCCTGGTACGGGCCGCCCGGCGAGACCCTCGGCTTCTTCGGCTTCGACCAGTGGCCCGAGGCCTTCGAGGCCTTCGAGAACCAGCGCGACCGCGACTGGGCCGGCCAGTACGAGGCCTCGCCCCAGCACCGCAGGTACGTGACGGGCCCCGGCCGCCGCCCCCGCGCCCCCGACGCCGCACCCCCCGGACCGGCCGGCTTCGCCGAGCCGCCGCCCCAGCCGCAGAGCCGGCGCGCCCAGCTCTCCACCCTGGTCCGCCGCTACGCCACCGCCCTCGGCGCCGACCGCACCTTCCTCGTCATCATGGTCGCGCTGCCGTTCGTGATGGGCGCCATGACCCGCGCCCTGGCCGGCAGCGCCCTCACCCAGGAGACCGCCATCAACGCCCTGCTCATCCTGTGCGTCGGCGGCGTACTGACCGGAGCCGCCAACGCGGTCCGCGAACTCGTCAAGGAACGGGTCATCTACCAGCGCGAACGCGCCGTCGGCCTGTCCAGGGGCGCCTACCTGCTGTCCAAGGTGGCCGTCCTCGGCGCGATCACCGTCGCCCAGGCCGTCGTCCTCACCCTCGTCGGCCTGTTCGGGGTACGGCTCGTACCCCCGGGCTCCACCGGGGTCTTCCTGCCCCCCCTCGTCGAGATCACCCTGGCCGTCGCCCTGCTGTCCTTCACCGCCATGACCCTCGGCCTGCTGGTCTCCGCCCTGGTCAGGAAGGAGGAGGTCACCATGCCCCTGCTGGTCCTCCTCGCCATCGTGCAGGTGGTCTTCTGCGGGGCTCTGCTCCAGCTCGACGGCGTACCCGTCATCGGGCAGCTCGCCTGGCTCGTACCCTCCCGCTGGGCGCTCGGCGCCATGGCGGGCACCATCGACCTCGGCAGGACCGTCCCCGGCCCCCTCACCGACGACCCCCTCTTCGCCCACTCGGCCGGGGTCTGGCTGCTGGACGTCGGCATGCTCGCCGCCCTCTCCGTGCTCTTCACGGTGCTCGTCGCCCGGCTGCTGCGCCGCCACGAGCCGGCCGTGATGCGGAAGTAG
- a CDS encoding serine/threonine-protein kinase, producing MTDLGPPAGLTGTRFAGYLVEEEIGRGGMAVVYRARDLRLDRTVALKLLAPQLARNDTFRRRFTHESKVAAAIDHPHIVPVFEAGETDGILYIAMRYVAGQDLRALLDRTGPLPVDTAARIAAQVASALDAAHAHDLVHRDVKPGNVLVAEGTDSEHPEHVYLTDFGLTKKSLSLTGFTSVGQFVGTLDYVAPEQIAGKPVDGRCDVYSLGCVVHEMLTGGPPFRREDDMALLWAHQYDPPPAPSERRPELPAAVDEVLAKALAKPPGERWGSCLEFTAALRRAAAGSPRGPRERQEQGPPSPPPRWALPVFRRRERSG from the coding sequence ATGACGGACCTCGGACCACCCGCCGGACTGACCGGCACGCGGTTCGCCGGCTACCTCGTCGAGGAGGAGATCGGGCGCGGCGGGATGGCCGTCGTCTACCGGGCCCGCGACCTGCGCCTGGACCGGACGGTCGCACTGAAACTGCTGGCCCCCCAGCTCGCCCGCAACGACACCTTCCGCCGGCGCTTCACCCACGAGTCCAAGGTCGCCGCCGCCATCGACCACCCGCACATCGTGCCCGTCTTCGAGGCCGGCGAGACGGACGGCATCCTCTACATCGCCATGCGCTACGTCGCCGGGCAGGACCTGCGGGCCCTGCTCGACCGCACCGGCCCGCTGCCCGTGGACACCGCCGCCCGCATCGCCGCCCAGGTCGCCTCCGCGCTCGACGCGGCCCACGCCCACGACCTGGTCCACCGGGACGTCAAACCCGGCAACGTCCTCGTCGCCGAGGGCACCGACAGCGAGCACCCCGAACACGTCTACCTCACGGACTTCGGCCTGACGAAGAAGTCCCTCTCGCTCACCGGGTTCACCAGCGTCGGACAGTTCGTCGGGACCCTCGACTACGTCGCGCCCGAGCAGATCGCCGGGAAGCCGGTCGACGGGCGCTGCGACGTCTACAGCCTCGGCTGCGTGGTCCACGAGATGCTCACCGGCGGCCCGCCCTTCCGGCGCGAGGACGACATGGCCCTGCTCTGGGCCCACCAGTACGACCCCCCGCCCGCCCCGAGCGAACGCCGCCCGGAACTCCCGGCGGCCGTGGACGAGGTGCTGGCCAAGGCCCTCGCGAAGCCGCCCGGGGAACGGTGGGGCAGCTGCCTGGAGTTCACCGCCGCACTGCGCCGGGCCGCCGCCGGGTCGCCCCGCGGCCCCCGGGAGCGGCAGGAGCAGGGCCCGCCGTCCCCGCCGCCGCGCTGGGCCCTCCCGGTGTTCCGGCGACGGGAGCGCAGCGGCTAG